One Mercenaria mercenaria strain notata chromosome 12, MADL_Memer_1, whole genome shotgun sequence DNA segment encodes these proteins:
- the LOC123535461 gene encoding putative tyrosinase-like protein tyr-3 translates to MRSINPSVSLPYWDYTIDHDIPQPFESVLWTPCYFGENNDTVQSGPFSFFYGAHGAVISRDLAKTINDTRLISKRDIELLKDFCDFNDITTSAVESKDSHVLEHNLESLHDSVHDYIGGDMGVVENSAYDPVFWFHHAFIDYIWESFREHQIEKSLNDIGRRFVKLQGPEDAMFGYGHLKNIDGLWLNWTKQFYIYEPQPSCGSTCSGKYLYCEDGNRCLTSTKEKCIGTESNPVRVLREVKDVDSLIPKLPCEAGTELKGLIGDGRTRDTSKAECERILKKQENVEDVDHVVINEYRSSNDGGKNFGFVVLGAVLMLPVVIGTYCYLRRKHHF, encoded by the exons ATGCGGAGTATAAACCCTAGTGTTTCCTTACCATATTGGGATTATACAATTGATCACGACATTCCGCAACCTTTTGAGTCCGTCCTATGGACACCTTGTTATTTTGGAGAGAATAACGACACTGTACAGTCGGGCCCGTTCAGTTTTTTCTACGGGGCACATGGAGCTGTAATTTCAAGAGATCTGGCGAAAACTATCAACGACACCAGGCTCATTAGCAAAAGAGATATAGAACTGTTAAAAGACTTCTGCGATTTTAAT GATATAACCACCAGTGCTGTCGAGTCTAAAGACAGTCATGTTTTAGAACACAATTTAGAAAGTCTTCACGATAGTGTCCATGATTATATAGGAGGAGACATGGGTGTTGTAGAAAACTCTGCATACGATCCAGTATTCTGGTTTCATCATGCCTTTATCGATTATATATGGGAATCATTCAGAGaacatcaaattgaaaa ATCACTGAATGACATAGGAAGACGTTTTGTAAAACTGCAAGGTCCTGAGGATGCCATGTTTGGTTACGGACACCTGAAGAACATTGATGGACTTTGGTTGAATTGGACAAAACAGTTTTATATTTATGAACCGCAACCCTCATGTGGCAGCACTTGCAGCGGGAAATATTTATATTGTGAAGATGGAAACCGATGTTTAACCAGCACAAAAGAGAAATGTATAGGTACAGAGTCAAATCCAGTTCGGGTTTTGCGTGAAGTCAAGGACGTTGACTCGCTAATACCGAAACTCCCTTGTGAAGCAGGAACAGAACTAAAAGGCCTTATAGGAGACGGCAGAACAAGGGATACATCTAAAGCTGAATGTGAGCGCATTTTAAAGAAACAGGAAAACG TAGAGGACGTTGATCATGTCGTCATCAATGAATATAGAAGCAGCAACGATGGTGGGAAAAACTTTGGATTTGTCGTGCTTGGAGCAGTTTTGATGTTGCCGGTAGTTATTGGCACATACTGTTACCTCAGACgtaaacatcatttttaa
- the LOC123534219 gene encoding GRIP and coiled-coil domain-containing protein 2-like, with the protein MYQQRRVLQKGQFEMASYPVEDDGDYEYCHVSAPKMIEFKEDGRSDLQLTGMKLKDLSDDIRHLKEALPEFKEKCKDYCEQIKDYNTEKMLLIREKRALQEETRKWKNIASKKNTELQSLKSQIKVFVEREKDLREQIKMSEDTPDKEEYERQKREVSESKIEIEKLKHQLANLEKAMADKDERISKTAEKKIETMSKEIVTIKKSQDEMIRKLNEKDNTHKEMLDVIKEKDKTNKELLNTMKENDKKQELMLNMIKDLKDDMECNRESTGRQTLHLERRSQPLFSGNTAVKVERMDSFVRRSEHSTNRNFEINTGSETTEQHKPTLEGRSGYFPDVRVFGQPARSIPNAPWKQYFHNQSKR; encoded by the exons ATGTATCAACAGAG aagagTTTTACAAAAGGGTCAATTTGAGATGGCAAGTTATCCAGTAGAAGACGACGGG gattATGAATATTGCCATGTCTCTGCACCTAAAATGATAGAATTTAAAGAAGATGGTAGAAGTGATCTTCAATTAACAGGTATGAAACTTAAAGACCTTTCCGACGACATAAGACATTTGAAAGAAGCATTACCTGAGTTCAAGGAAAAATGTAAAGATTACTGCGAACAAATTAAAGACTACAATACTGAAAAGATGTTGTTGATCAGAGAAAAACGTGCACTTCAAGAAGAAACGAGAAAGTGGAAAAATATTGCCAGTAAAAAGAATACAGAACTGCAATCTTTAAAATCACAGATAAAAGTGTTTGTAGAGAGGGAGAAAGACCTAAGAGAACAAATCAAGATGTCAGAAGATACTCCAGACAAAGAAGAATATGAGAGACAAAAACGAGAAGTGTCTGAATCAaaaattgaaatagaaaaactaaAACACCAATTAGCTAACCTTGAAAAAGCAATGGCTGACAAAGATGAGCGGATCAGCAAAACTGctgaaaagaaaattgaaacaatGAGTAAAGAAATTGTTACCATAAAGAAGAGTCAAGACGAAATGATTAGGAAGCTGAATGAAAAAGACAACACACATAAAGAGATGCTTGATGTGATAAAAGAGAAAGACAAGACAAATAAAGAATTGCTGAATACGATGAAAGAAAACGACAAGAAACAAGAACTGatgcttaatatgataaaagatTTGAAGGACGATATGGAATGCAACAGGGAATCGACTGGGAGGCAGACTCTACATTTAGAAAGACGATCTCAGCCGCTTTTCAGTGGAAATACAGCAGTAAAGGTGGAAAGGATGGATAGTTTTGTACGAAGATCGGAACACAGTACtaatagaaattttgaaataaacacagGGTCAGAAACAACGGAACAGCATAAACCAACTTTGGAAGGAAGGTCTGGCTATTTCCCAGATGTCAGAGTATTTGGACAGCCCGCTAGGTCTATCCCCAATGCTCCGTGGAAGCAGTACTTCCACAATCAAAGTAAACGATAG